In the Silene latifolia isolate original U9 population chromosome 1, ASM4854445v1, whole genome shotgun sequence genome, ATAGTAAAAAAATCCGGTTCGGTTACCGCACCGAAAAAAAAACCGAATATTCGACTCCATAATTCGGTTTTCGGTTCGATTTCGGTTTAAAAATACGGTTTAGacttttttgctcagccctaatcTTAGCTAGTCCAGTCTTCGGATTTGCATTTTGGGGTGGTCGGGTTTCCGGATTTTTAGGTCTAGcctaccagaccaatggtaacatactATAAATGGAGTGTTTTTTTCCAATAATACCCATATATCCTTCTTATATTTACACAAATGTCAAGTAGTGGGCCTCTCACCAACCTAACATTAATCCTTATTATATTCAGCTTACTTTCCATATTTGCCcatatttttttcctttttcctatTTTTTACCATATTATCATTGGTCTGGTTTGAAGGGAGTACTACACTACTACCTAAAAGGTTGAACTTTACCATTAGAACATGGAGTGGGTAAGTATAGAAGTTTTAGGTTTAAGCTCTTTTATGGTCAATAAAGTTATTGTGTGGTTTGGAAGTTTAGATTATTCTTTATACATCGCATACTTGTTATTTGTTACCATGGTAAAAGTTATTATGGCTTGGGAGTTCAAGCACCTTCAAGAGCGATTTTGTAGAAGTTATTAATAACCCGAGACTATGTTTTATAAACTTTGAATTGATTCATAGGCTATCACATATATTCAGGAAGTCATCTAATAAACCCTTATGTAAAACATTAACGACCTCGTAATGATATTAACCAGTTTCAATCTTGGCCAAGTCATAAATACTCCCAAACTGCTAAGTAACTTTACCAACTAAAATAGTTGACATCACCATGTAAGTTGGGGTCGATGTTTCTCCTTGTGGACGGTGGGTGTCTAAATCTCAAGCTCTAAAAGGTTGGATCTTTTGATTTTGGTAAAAAGATGATAAAAATTGCTCTGGATATTGCTTTAAGTGGAAGTGTGGAGCCTAAAATTATGTTTAAGTGATCGTTTGGTTACTCGCGACAAAACACATGAATTCCAGTTCACGGGAATTACTAGTGTCGTTTGATGGTTGATACTCGGTTGAATCAATATACATGAACTTGAAATTCTTACGAGTTAAAAATGGAATAAGCTGCTTACCTTTCCTTCATGGCGGAATCAGCAATATTTTTCTCTAGCCGGGAGAGGCATTAATCAGCAATATTTCTCTCTTTTCTGAAAATGTGAGATCAGGGTGTTTGGAAAGAAATTACAGCTCATTTAGACATACCAAAGCCGAAACAATGATCAATTAGCGTAGGTTTTTCCGCACCAGTCTCAGTAACTTAAAAAGATTGAAGAATGAACTTTCAGGCATCGAGCTAGGATTCAAGTATCAGGATTCAAAAGGCTTAATCATGCAAGAAAAGAAATTTGATACAATGACAGAACGTTAAGCTTGCGCAGTACAGCTTCGAAGGTTTAAAAGTTCCAAAAATTCATTGAGATCATTGAAGACAGAAAGTGATCAAATTGACGTGTACTGAAAGTCAAAAGAAGTATTCTGCATCCTGAAAGAATTTCCAGTCTTCCACACAGTAAAGGCATGCTCAATTTGCTGTAAGAGATAGAGCAAAACAATCTTTACTTCCGCATGTAAAAATGTGTTTCATCAAGATGAAGTGTTGTTCTACTCGAACTTGAAACAAACATCAACATGCATGTACTTCCGCATTAGCTGAATCATAGAGGACGTAAAATTAGCCAATGTTTGACATTCTTCACGCGTTCTAGTGGCAGAAACCTTCCCATGGACGTTCAGCTTCTTTACGATAGGACATTTTTCAAGGAAGGTATCCAAAATTGGACAAAATTGATCATGAATCTTTTCCCATCCAACTTCGACGACAACTAAATGTTGCATTTGATAAGAGCCCTCCTCGACAAAATGAAGCCAATGCTCTTCCAAGTCACATCCAAATGAAAGACTCGTTAAATAGGGGAAGCTTTTGGCAATGGCTTCCAAATATACAATCTCCTCCATAAATCCAGCCCAAATACGGAGTACTCTTAAATTAGATGATCTAGAGATCATCTGGTACAATCCGAGCCAACTAAATGTGAAGTCGCTTACATCAACAACCTCGAGATTTACAACTTCACCTAAATCAATACTATCAACATAACCACCTTCAAATTCAAAATGCTTCAAACTCCCTTTCCCGATGAAAGTAAATTGCTTGATGATACAAAATTTCAaatgcaactcttcaagagagcCAGCCTCTAAAATGAACGTAACCAAAGTTATTGCTTCGATATATATAGCCTTTAATGATGAGCTGTTCAACTCTAGAGCCACTTGAGTATCAGACAACATGATCTCCAATGCATTAAGAGATAAAGTTTCGATCTTTGGGCAGACATGTAGGAGAAGATTCAAATCCAATGCCGAAATGCGTGCATAATTCAAAGAAACGTAAATGAGACCAGGAAAGCTATGGTAATTAGGTTGTACATCAATGACAGTATTGTAAAAAATAGCCAACTTCTCCAACTTTCGTCTTCCAATAATATCGAGAATGTTAATAGCAGGGCTAGTCTCTACCCTGAAATACAAGCTCTTTAGAGTTTCCCTGGTATGAGCAAGTCAAGCAGTCGCCATTGCAGCGGAAAACTCTTCACCACCCTCCTCCAATGTAATTGACAACTCCTGTAAGCCATTAGTTTGGaaaattgttgttgtaataaacatgCCAATATTGCTGTCCAAAGCGTAGTAAGCAGGCGAATCATTGAAGTGAAATGTGAGAGAATTGAGAAAATAGCGAAACGCGTTTCTCCATTTCCTACATGTGATAGAGGCGCGCACCACATCATTAGCAGCCTTGAGACGCGAGAGAATGATACCAACCACTTCAACTGGAAGATTGTCCATCATATAATCTTTATAATTCCTAAACTCTCTAAAACCTACAATAATAGACATTAGGAGGTTACTTCTTAAAATTCAACAAAAAGTGCACatctttataatttatatactcccACCGTCCCAATAATTTATttgcctttgattaaaatacccctcacaaagaataaaaacgaCAAACAAATGATTTGGACAACACAAAGGGAATACAATTATACACCATCAAATTCAACCCTAAAACTAACAGCAGTAGCCATTAAGGGGTtacttcaacaacaacaacattaacctAGTGCCTCAATGGCCCCTGCAAATTGCGGGATAGGGGGGAGAGTGAGTGCACGCAGCCTTACTCTTGTGTTAAGCAACACAAATAAGCTGCTTccaaatgacccaagatgaaaactGCATCGAAAAGTGCATTGAATGATTGCTACGTCACAAGAGAAAGAAGCACAATCACTCTGGCGAGCCATTAATCACATTGCAGTCTAATACTTAAAAAAACTAtaaaattatttaattattttatagtTGGGGCGAAGTACTAATGTAATAAACTAAAGTAGAAAAACggataattcacgtggtacccttaaAGTTTGCCACTTTGcacaaaatacccaaatttttgatccgaaaaacttaaagaggccataactcgtgtttaGGAACTCGgaaagtgaaaatttttgttttcaaatcgatcatctttccgagaactatgatttgataaaaaaatttgacgagcttggaactcgtgaccaagagatatgaTCACTCAAAATTTGTTCGGTCGGAAAACCTTTGACGCACAATAACTCCTAGTAACGGATCCAAATGCGACAATTTTTTGTTTCCAAattgtagttctcggaaagataagcgatttggaaaaaaaatcgtcactttctgaactcgtaaacacgagttatgacctctttaAGTTTTTCGGATACAAAATTTGGTATTTCGTGCAAAAGTGGCAAACTTCTGGGGTTGAATATGTAAatattgtatttaatttttaGTAGACATATTTAAAATGATttttataatagaaaataatacgttttaattaaaaaatggtagaaaaattgatttgggctTAATTGCACATTTTTGAAAACTTATAAGGGCAATTTGCTACAAGTGAAACTTAGGGGGTTGAATTGCACATAGTACATAAGTTATGAGGATAATTTGCTACATCCCCGCATTTTAATCATAAGACAGAGATATCTCCGTCCAGCTACTCTCCCTTGTCTTGCGACGGGTCAGGTATTACCCATGTAGCTatatgggtagataagacaaaacaaattCTTATTCCCTAGACACtctgtttttgtcttatctaccccagATGAGCAGTATTTGACTCGTCGCAAACTTACGACGGACatgcccgtcacaaatgagaattcgtGATCTCAGTATTAAGAGAATAATTGAAACTGTGATTAGTTCGTTTAAAGGGTCATGGGTCAAATAGCACCCAGGAATGCAGGATAGATAAGCGTCGAGCGGGGACAAGGTTTTTGGTCACGTAGCTACTAGCTAAATACTAGAGTTTATCAGGTGTGGGTCGGCCCATTTAGCCCATCCCGTTATTTCAGCGAGCTTGGCCAcaaaaatatattaaaaaaatggtTAACAAACAATAAAAATGGGCTCGCTAAAAGTATTGGACGGGTATGCCAGACAGTCGAAAGAAGTATGCTTAGCTTAAGCAATACAGCTTCGAAGTTGAAAGTTCACTGAGATCATATAGAGGTCAAAATGACGAGTACAAACTACAGACAGTCGAAAGAAGTATGCTGCATGCTGAAACAATTTTCAAGCAGTAAAAGGCAGAATCTGATGCACGTCATTTACCCCAAGTCGGTTCATGCCTAAGTTGCCCTAAAAGATAGAGCATAAATAAAGAGCTATAATTCTGCAGGTAAGAATGTGTTTCATCAATCTGAATTGTTGTTCTACTTGTACTTAAAATGCACATCAACATGGCTGTACTTACGCATTAACCGAATCATAGAGGAAGTTAAATCCGCCAATATTTGATATTCTTCAGGCGTTTGGGTATTAGAAACCTCCCCGTGAATGTTCAACTTCTTTAGGTTGGGGCATTCTTCAAGGAAACTTTCCAGAACTGGACAGAATTGGTCATGAATCTCGGTCCATCCAACTTCTAGGACAACTAAATTTTGTAATTGATAAGAGCCCTCCTCAATAAAATCAAGCCAATTCTCTCCTTCGTCGCATATaaatgaaaaatttgttaaatagGGAAAGCTTTTGGCAATGGCTGCCAAATATGACCCGTCCATATATCCAGGCCAAAGACGGAGAACTTTCAAATTAGAAGATCTAAAGATCATCTGGCGGAATATGAGCCTACTAAAGTTGCTGACATCAACAATCTCAAGATTTACTTCACCCAAATCAAGATGACTAACCTGATCCTCATGGTCATAATTCTTATGTTCAAAATGCTTCAAACTCCCCTTTCCGAGGAAATTAACTTGCCCAATGCAACAATATATCAaatgcaactcttcaagagagtCCGCCTCTAAAATGAACTTATCCAAAGTCATCTCTTTGACATATATAGCCTTTAATGATGGGCTGTCCAACTCTAAAGTTACTTGATCATTTGACGCCATGATATCCACTAAAAACAGGGATAAAGTCTCGATCTTTGGGCATGCAGTTAAGAGAAGGTTTAAATCTACCGATGAAATGCTTAGATGATTCAAGGAAAGGGAAGTGAGACAGGGAAGCAGATGGTACTTAGGCTCTACACCCATGATGGTATTGTAAAAAACAACCAACTTCTCCAACTTTTGTCTTCCATAAATATCGAGAAGGTTAATATCAGCGTTAGTCTTTACACGGATACACAAGTTCTTTAGAGTTTCCCTCACATAAAAAAGCCAAGCAGTCACGGTAGAAGCAGGATAAGGATAAAGCCCTTCATCACCATCCTCCATTGTAATTGACAGTTCCTGTAAGCCACTAGTTTGGAAAATTGTTTTTGTAATAAAGTTCCCAATTTCGCTTTTCGTTTTGAAATAAGCAGGCGAATCCTCAAAGTGAAATTTGAGAGAGCGGAGATAATAGCGAAATGCGATTCTCCATTTCCGGCATGTGCTAGAGGCACGCAGCACGTCATTAGCAGCCTCAAGACGTGAGAGTATGATCCCAACCACTTCAACAGGAAGATTGTCCATGCTATAATCTATATCCAGTTATCCACCATCAAATTCACCCCTACAACTTACAACAATAGACATCAGAAGGTTACTTCTTCAAATTCAACAAAAAGAACACATCTTTAGAATTCTTATACAATTATACACCATCAAAATTTAACCCTTAAACTAACAGCAGTAGCTATTAAGGGGTTACTTcttcaacaacaacagcaacattaACCCCACTGCCTCAAGGATCCCGCGAATTGCGGGGTAGGGGGGAGAGTCGAGTGTACGCAGCTTTACCCTTGTGTTAAGCAACACAAATAGGTTGTTTCCAAATGACCCAAAATGAAAATTGCATCAAGAACTGCACTGAATGACTGTTACGTCACAAGAGAAAGAAATGCAACCACTTTAGTGACCCATTAATCATATCACAGTAAATGTCTAATACTTACtataagggtgtgtttggatagcaaaagtggagggaaaggaaggggagggggaaagagggaagggaaagggagagaagggaaggggagggggaatggggtgtgggtgtttggatacaatttccctccaaatcttgcctattgtggagagattttgattaggcttggaggagggaaattggacccctccaaatctctcctcctccatttccctccaccctcatttgctatccaaacaagggattttaaatcccctagttcccctccctttcttttccctccaaatccatcaatccaaacacaccctaaaagtAAGACTGCATCATCGTCAATAGAGGATTTGAAGCCAAGGGGGCAAAAAATTTCAGTTAGGGCGAAGTACTAATTAAGCCATTAATCATATTACAGTCTAATACTTTCAGCAAAACTATAAAAGTCACTGCATCATTCTCAACATACAGCGGAACCAGGATTTGACGTAAGGGGGTCAGCAGGGATTCAGGGAACAAGTACTAATTAAGTCATTAATCATATCACAGTCTAATACTTtcagaaaaaatataaaagtaACACTGCATCATTCTCAATATACAGCGGAACAAGGATTTGACATCGGGGGCAAAAAATTTCAGCAGGGGCGAAGTACTACTAATGTAATAAACTAAACTAGAAAAAAGGCCGGAAATTTCAACTAAAATTTTAATTTGTTTCATTGTTCGGGGCGAACATCCCTGCTAGCCCTCGCCTAACTCCGCCACTGAACCCATTAACCCAATATAATCACATAAGAGTAATTAGACCAATTATGCACTTCCAAACACAATAAAGATCAAAACTTTAGCAACTATACTTACCAAACCATAAATCACAAATATGAACAAGTAGTACtacaaagattaacaataatctGAAGAAAGTGAGTGTAAAATCTGTTAAAGAAGACAATTGAAACGTACCCAGTTGAGTAGAGTGCGAGGAAAGATTGCCCGGATTACGATCCAACAACATTGAAATTATTGGAAAACTGAGGCTAAAAAAGGAGTACCATTGAAATTGATGGCTTATTTAACAGAGagaaagagtaaaaacaaaagtaAACAACCTTTTGAAACGGCGAGGCGAACACACATTTTGAAGTTTCGGTTTTCGCTCCGGCCCGATCTAAGGTCCGTCAGTTTCGGTCCAGACCGAATGAATAAAAAATTAGGTGATTTTGTAACTAATTTTtgcaattttataaaataatcaaatatctataaaatattattaaaaggctagcctaaaaatgtcacgtagacaatgccacatgggatgaaaaaaagccacgtataCAATAACAATGCGAtatggcaaactaatatgacatggattatcaatttattattatattgcattaatttaattcacctatttcctttaaaaatccatccatattccattagctttaaacttaatttactcaaaaaaaaaaactacaataaaaaaatacgcattaactataagttaataatttcaagatatttcatatggagtagtattatatatttatatgtattcgaaataaaaaaaaaactgaatacataagaaattaagaacgaagaagaataaatgaagttgaaaaaaaaattgtatctaTACactatagttaaaaggctacttaaaaaatttaatttaaatccACATGTCGGTTTTTTATTGATAAATATTAATTCATCTATGTTGATTActtgattatttatttatacaGTATTATAAAAGTCTAGattatgtattaaaaagttatctttaaaactgtcacatgcttataagtacaaaaaaaatttaaaaatattaattacaaacacaaaaaataaattaatacaaactctttatttttctctcataaatttggttattaatcgacttatttatttaacctttaatttcttttatttaataggatGGTTTTTTGATTTTCTCTCACCATCATTATAACTTATAGTTATCATATTTTTTTATCTCCCTTTTAATTCAGAAAATCGTTCCTCTTCCCTCgaataaattgttgaaattaatcaataattaataacaaaaagtttcctatataacaatcctaattttcatttttatttaaaaagttggtaggtaaagtatacatacatagataattaaatgaattctttcactttttatcct is a window encoding:
- the LOC141590126 gene encoding F-box/LRR-repeat protein At1g67190-like translates to MLSDTQVALELNSSSLKAIYIEAITLVTFILEAGSLEELHLKFCIIKQFTFIGKGSLKHFEFEGGYVDSIDLGEVVNLEVVDVSDFTFSWLGLYQMISRSSNLRVLRIWAGFMEEIVYLEAIAKSFPYLTSLSFGCDLEEHWLHFVEEGSYQMQHLVVVEVGWEKIHDQFCPILDTFLEKCPIVKKLNVHGKVSATRTREECQTLANFTSSMIQLMRKYMHVDQIEHAFTVWKTGNSFRMQNTSFDFQYTSI
- the LOC141614423 gene encoding F-box/LRR-repeat protein At1g67190-like isoform X2; this encodes MDNLPVEVVGIILSRLEAANDVLRASSTCRKWRIAFRYYLRSLKFHFEDSPAYFKTKSEIGNFITKTIFQTSGLQELSITMEDGDEGLYPYPASTVTAWLFYVRETLKNLCIRVKTNADINLLDIYGRQKLEKLVVFYNTIMGVEPKYHLLPCLTSLSLNHLSISSVDLNLLLTACPKIETLSLFLVDIMASNDQVTLELDSPSLKAIYVKEMTLDKFILEADSLEELHLIYCCIGQVNFLGKGSLKHFEHKNYDHEDQVSHLDLGEVNLEIVDVSNFSRLIFRQMIFRSSNLKVLRLWPGYMDGSYLAAIAKSFPYLTNFSFICDEGENWLDFIEEGSYQLQNLVVLEVGWTEIHDQFCPVLESFLEECPNLKKLNIHGEVSNTQTPEEYQILADLTSSMIRLMRKYSHVDVHFKYK
- the LOC141614423 gene encoding F-box/LRR-repeat protein At1g67190-like isoform X1, whose translation is MDNLPVEVVGIILSRLEAANDVLRASSTCRKWRIAFRYYLRSLKFHFEDSPAYFKTKSEIGNFITKTIFQTSGLQELSITMEDGDEGLYPYPASTVTAWLFYVRETLKNLCIRVKTNADINLLDIYGRQKLEKLVVFYNTIMGVEPKYHLLPCLTSLSLNHLSISSVDLNLLLTACPKIETLSLFLVDIMASNDQVTLELDSPSLKAIYVKEMTLDKFILEADSLEELHLIYCCIGQVNFLGKGSLKHFEHKNYDHEDQVSHLDLGEVNLEIVDVSNFSRLIFRQMIFRSSNLKVLRLWPGYMDGSYLAAIAKSFPYLTNFSFICDEGENWLDFIEEGSYQLQNLVVLEVGWTEIHDQFCPVLESFLEECPNLKKLNIHGEVSNTQTPEEYQILADLTSSMIRLMRFREFRNYKDYMMDNLPVEVVGIILSRLKAANDVVRASITCRKWRNAFRYFLNSLTFHFNDSPAYYALDSNIGMFITTTIFQTNGLQELSITLEEGGEEFSAAMATA